The following nucleotide sequence is from Apium graveolens cultivar Ventura chromosome 4, ASM990537v1, whole genome shotgun sequence.
TCCAATACCTATCCCCATTTCCGTCTCAACCCATAATAACCTATCAAGTTTCTCAATGCGCACAAGTTATCATCTCTCACTAAATATTTATTAGCTATTAGTGTGATAGTCGGATAGTTTGTATATTATTCCTGAATGTAAACTTATCAATAAACTTAAACTTAAATTTATTAGTATTATGAATTTATTATTTCCTTTTGCAAATTATTAATTGTTTTGTAATAAGTGATTGAACCGCAAATCGATCCGCAGTAATCGCAACCGCAATTGACACGGTTAACCGGGGATGACGATTTTCTAAAACCGCTATTCATGATTTGGTTCGATTTTTATCCCAAAATCGATTCGATCTGAACCGCTTGCACCCCTGACTCTAAGTGCATGAGCAAATTTTTGGAAATGAAAGTCACCCCATTCGAAGACATAAAATAAAACTTTAAATTGATGCAAAACGTGATAGTGTGGTGGACTGAACAACCTCTGTCACGTGGGAGTGAATTCGTATCGATCGCATAGGTTAAAGTCTATTCGTATTCAGAGCTACTCGTATTCAGATAGTTTCTTATCCTTTCGTGTGGTGTACTTTCATTTTCGTGTGCCGAAAAATAAACACATATCCGACATATTTAGCATTCGTGTAATAAAAGATAAACACATATCCATAATTAATCGTTTCGtgtaataaatatataaattaattaataaatatatatatatataaataaattataattttggttataattatatatatatatatattagaaatatatatttatatataatggtatatttttggatttatttttataaatttatatgaattatatgtatatatacatataatattacaaaaatatGTTTATTTATATTAATGAATTAATAAATctcttatatatatttatatatttattaataaatttatatattttgtgTACTTTCATGTCGTATCGTGTCGTGTGCCCAAGGTAAACACATATTCGTACTCATTTAGACTTTGTATTTAATCGTGCCGTGTAACCAAAAGTTGAACACATATTCATTTATATCGTGTCGTATACCAAATTGACTCTCTACTTGTATTACTTATGTCTTGTCATTTCTAATTTCTAAATTAGTACCCGTTTATTTTTCGTGATATCATAACCTTATCTTATATCGTCATTATCTTATTATAACGACACATAGTACCTCCCGTCATTTCTAAAATAACACAGTTTATCTTTTAGTGTTATCACTTTACGATATTCTGTCAGTAACGCATCATATATCTATCGTACACATGATATAGAGTCTTTTTTACTCAGACTAAAAATTTAATATTATCTTATTTTTCCCACCGTCTAAACATATATTAGTTAAAATATCCAAGATGTCACACATCGACCGTAGAAATATGAAATCATTTACAAAAAAGATTAACTAGATTTAAAGGATCAAATCAAGTTATTGattcttttcttctttcttctatTTCTTTGAATTCTTCCTTGATTTGGTTTACTGCTATCATACTCATAACAAGAATTTCCTTGATGGACTGGCTAGCCACTGTGTTTTGAAGATGACAGGTTGAACATTTGTTCCCTGTCTTTTTGCGCTCCTTTCATAACACCAGTAGTTAAACACCACATCTTCAATAGGATACACTCAGACAGAAACCATAAAAGTGTCCTAATTAGCCATTCCCTCACTTTTGCTGCGGAACTCTTGCCTTTCTTTTCTCCAAGTAGAAAAAACCAGCCAAAGACACTACAGAAAATACAGAGAAGCACACAGATGCAATATCGAGGGACGCATGGCGTCCCGTGATTGCCTCTACCTCAAACAAATTTGTTTTCTTAGCATCATCAGTGGCTTGGCCGTATGCAACTTCTTTATCCTTTGCGTCGAAAACATAAGCTCTGACAAAGTATGTTGCCGAGGGGAAATCTCTTGCTATAGTCGAAGTGAAATTAGTTGAAGCATTGTATGGTCTTGTCACAATCTTGTGTTGACATGTTCTGTCCTTTTTAAGCTCATCTTCTGTTTTGCGCCAGCCACGATCTTTTTGACTGATCGGAGCATAACAGAGCTTCACCTTGACAGTCTTGTATGCCGAATCTGTTCCAGCTGAGAAGATTTTGTTGAAAGACCATGTCACTGTGATGTTTACTTCCCCGGCTTTTAATACTGCAATATATTTTAACAAACCTAACTAAGTATTTTGTCAAATATTGCATTAAGTGAATACCAAGCAATATTAAACCGACATCAACATGCATATCTCTTTTGAACCTTTACATACCTTGTCCGGCTTTTGGTGATGATGTGACAAGTGAATTTTGCAGGGCATATAAAGTTTGTTAATTCTAATATTAGCGTACCTTTTTAAATTCTTAATTGTCACGACTTCAAAACCCATTACTTGAAGCCCAACTAGAAATCCAATACCTATCCCCACTTCCGTCTCAGACCCTCCCTAAGAACCTATGTGTCTGAAGTTTCTCACTGCGCACAAGTTCTATCAGCTATTAGTCGGATAGTAGGatagtttatattttatttttgaatgtaaacTTATCAATAAAGTTAAACTTAAATTTATTAATGTTCTGAATTTATTTTCTTTTACAAATTATTAATTGTTTTACAATTAGTGGTTGGGCGGCAAACCGATCTGTAATAATCGCAAAATCGTAACCGTAATTGACACGATTAACCGCAACCGTAAATACGGTTGCGGATGACGATTTTCTAAAACAGCTCTTCACGATTTGGTTCAACTTTTATTCCAAAATCGATCCGATCCAAACCGCATATACTCCTGCCTCTGCCTCTAAGTGGAGGAgcaaattttaagaaatgaaagTCACCCCACTTGATGGAAGACATAAGATAAAAAACTTTAAATTGATGTAAAAGTAGATTT
It contains:
- the LOC141718257 gene encoding high-affinity nitrate transporter 3.1-like encodes the protein YALQNSLVTSSPKAGQVLKAGEVNITVTWSFNKIFSAGTDSAYKTVKVKLCYAPISQKDRGWRKTEDELKKDRTCQHKIVTRPYNASTNFTSTIARDFPSATYFVRAYVFDAKDKEVAYGQATDDAKKTNLFEVEAITGRHASLDIASVCFSVFSVVSLAGFFYLEKRKARVPQQK